AGCATCCCGGCGCCTTTTGGCATTAGCTCGTCCGGACTGTGAACTCATTTATGTGGGGAAATCTCCGGACCGCCATACTTTAAAACAGGATGAAATTAACCAGGTTCTTGTGGATAAGGGTCTCGAAGGTAAAATTGTTACCCGCCTTAAAGGGGGAGATCCCTTTGTGTTTGGCCGAGGCGGAGAGGAAGCGGAAGCTTTACTCAAGGCCGGAATTCAATTTGAAGTGGTGCCGGGTATTACTTCGGCTATTTCAGTACCTGCTTATGCAGGGATCCCTGTAACTCACAGAGATCTAACCTCTTCCTTTGCTGTTATTACAGGCCATGAAGATCCTACTAAGAACGAAACGAGTATTCATTGGGATCACTTGGCTCAATCACATGGAACACTAGTGTTCCTCATGGGTATGGAGAATCTGCCGCTGATCGCCCAGAAACTTGTTGAAAACGGTAAGAAGCCCACAACTCCCGTTGGCATTATTCAATGGGGGACCCGGCCGGAACAGCGGACACTGGTGGGCCAGCTGGATACCATTTCCGAAGACGTTAAAAAGGAAGGATTTACAAATCCTTCGATTATTATTGTCGGTGAGGTTGTCTCCCTGAGAGAAAAACTTCAATGGTTTGAGAAGAAACCTTTATTTGGTCAAAGAATCGTGGTTACACGTGCTCGTCATCAAGCCAGTGTATTAACTCAAGAAATAGAAGCCTTAGGCGGTGAAGCTTGGGAATTCCCGGCAATCGACATAGCCCCGCCTACGGATAAATCATATTTAATAAAAGCTATGAATAATCTTAGACAGTTCCAATGGCTTATCTTTACGAGCGTCAACGGGGTGGAAGGATTTTTTGAAGAATTAAGGATTCAAGATCGAGACGTTCGTGATTTAGCAGGTCTGGAAGTAGTTGCTATAGGTCCGGCCACCAAAGCTGCTCTTGAAAAAAGAGGACTTCGTGCTGCCTATGTTCCGGAAGAGTACCGGGCAGAGAATATTGTCGAGGGTCTTAAGGGGCGGGTTTCTGCCGGTCAAAAGGTGCTGTTGGCCCGGGCTGAAGAGGCTAGGGATGTTTTGCCGGCATCGCTCAAGGCTATGGGGGCAGAGGTCTGGGATGTTCCGGTCTATAAGACCGTGCTGGGAGACGCAAACCGCGAAGAATTACAGAGAATGCTTCGCGACAAGGAGATTCATAAAGTTACATTTACAAGCTCATCAACTGTGCGCAATTTTCTGGAGTTGTTGCATGGAGATATTTCCCTATTGAGCGAGGTTGATCTTTATTCCATAGGGCCAATAACCAGCGGCACTGCCCGGAAACTTGGTTTGACAATTTATAAAGAAGCAAAGGAATATACAATTCCTGGACTAGTCGAAGCCTTAATGGAGGGGTGAAAGTATGATTAGTGTCACAAAGCTCTTGTTCGATACAGAATACTTCGGAGACTCTCTGCGTTACAGCAAACATTCCCTGGGATCCCAGAACGGAACAACAGTCAATTCCGGGCCGGTGGTCGTATGGAATTCGACTCGTACCTGCAATTTAAAATGTGCCCATTGCTATATGGAATCCGATGCCCAGAAATATCAGGATGAAATGACAACGGAAGAAGCTAAGCGCTTTATTGATGATTTGGCGGATTTCCGAGTTCCGGTCCTGCTTTTTTCCGGCGGTGAGCCTTTAATACGTCCTGACTTTTTTGAACTGGCAGAATACGCCTCTGCCAAGGGCATCCGGGCAACTCTTTCTACGAATGGTACCCTGATAACCCCTGAAGCCGCTAAGCGTATTAAAGAAATCGGAGTGGGCTATGTGGGTATCTCCCTGGACGGGCTCCGGGATGTTAATGATAAGTTTAGAGGTAAAGAGGGCGCTTTTCAGGCCGCTATGGAAGGAATTCAAAATTGTGTGGCCGTTAACCAGCGAGTTGGGCTTCGCTTTACCATTAATCAGCACAACTATCAAGAATTAGATAAGATCTTTGATTTTATTGAAGCAGAAAATATCGACCGGGTATGTTTTTATCATCTGGTTTACTCGGGGCGGGGCAGCCAGATGATTGCTGAGGACGTGACACCGGAAGAATCCCGCAAAGCTTTGGACACGATTATCCGAAGGACACGTGATTTTGAAGAGCGGGGCTTGAAAAAAGAAATCCTGACGGTGGATAACCACTGTGATGGAGTCTACATGTATCTTCAAGCCTTAAAGGACGACCCGGCACGGGCGGAACGAATCAAGAATCTGATCGGATTTAATGGCGGGAACCGTTCCGGGATTGCCTTTGGTGAAGTCGATCCCTTGGGGAACGTCCATCCTGACCAATTTACTCAGCATATCACCTTTGGTAATGTCCGAGAACGAAAATTCGGAGACATTTGGACAGATCTGACCCACCCCATTTTGGCAGGGCTCAAAGACCGCAAAGGGCTGCTTAAGGGACGATGTGCATCATGCAGTCATCTAAGCATGTGCAACGGAAATTTCAGGACTCGTGCGGAAGCCGTAACGGGGGATTTCTGGGAGTCTGATCCTGCCTGTTATTTAACGGACGATGAAATTAATTAATGGAGGTTCTTGAGATGGAACTGAAGAGGCGCCCCCGGCGTTTACGGGCCAATGAAACCATTCGCAGCATGGTTCGGGAAAACCACATCCGAATTGAGAACTTAATCTACCCCATGTTTGTAATGCCGGGAGAAAAACAAAAAGTAGAAGTTTCTTCTATGCCCGGAGTCTATAATTTTTCACTGGATGAATTTATCATAGCCCTTAAGGAGGTTGTGGAACTGGGAGTCCCTGCTATTCTGCTCTTCGGGATTCCGGAAAGCAAGGATAGTGTTGGTTCCGGCGCCTACCATGAGCATGGGATAGTGCAGCAAGCTGTTCGCTTGGCGAAACAGCATTATCCGGATCTCTATGTCGTCACGGACGTCTGCTTGTGTGAGTATACGGATCATGGGCATTGCGGGCTGATAGAGAATGGGCAAATTCTCAACGATCCAACTCTTAAGCTCCTGGCCAATACGGCTCTTTCCCATGCCCAAGCTGGTGCCGATATGGTTGCTCCCTCCGATATGATGGATGGGCGAGTTGCCGCCATTCGCGAAACTCTCGATAAGGAAGGATTTTCACATATTCCCATCATGGCTTACTCAGCCAAATTTGCTTCCGGATTTTATGGACCTTTTCGGGAAGCTGCCGGATCAACGCCCCAGTTCGGAGATCGGAAAACCTATCAGATGGACCCCGCCAACGGCGATGAGGCAATGTTGGAAACAGAATTGGACATTGAAGAGGGCGCCGACATGATTATTGTTAAGCCGGCTTTGTCCTATGGTGATATTATTTATCGGACTAAACAAAAATACGGGATTCCCTTAGCAGCCTATAATGTCAGCGGAGAATACGCAATGGTTAAAGCAGCTGCAGAGAAGGGCTGGATTGATGAGAAACGAATCGTTATGGAGGCTCTGCTGAGTATGAAAAGGGCAGGTGCGGATTTGCTGATTACCTATCACGCTTTGGATGTAGCACGTTGGCTTAGAGAGGAGATTTAAGCATGATCGTTTCCTGGAATACTACGAATGACTGTAATATGTTTTGTGATCATTGCTACCGTGATGCAGGGTGTAAAGCCGAGGAAGAACTCAGTACATCTGAAGCAAAAACTTTACTAGAGCAAATTGCTAAAGCCGGTTTCAAAATCATGATTTTCAGCGGCGGAGAACCCTTGATGAGACCAGATATTGTGGAACTGGTGGCTCATGCCACTTCCCTTGGGCTGCGGCCGGTTTTCGGGACCAATGGGACCCTTATTACCTTAGATTTAGCTCGGCAGCTAAAAGAGGCTGGAGCAATGGGAATGGGTATATCTCTTGACTCCTTGGACAAGGAGAAGCATGATAAGTTTCGAAAATTCCCAGGTGCGTGGGATGGGGCCGTTCAAGGAATGAAAAATTGCCGGGAAGTGGGACTGCCTTTTCAAATTCACACTACGATTATGGATTGGAATGCCCACGAAGTAGAAGCTATTACGGATTTTGCCGTGGAAATGGGGGCAGTGGCCCATCACTTCTTCTTCCTCGTGCCGACAGGACGGGCAGTTTCCATTGAGGAGGAATCCTTGCGGGCTGAGGCCTATGAAGACATTTTGACCCGAATTATGAAAAAACAGCAAACTGTTGATATAGAATTAAAACCTACTTGTGCTCCTCAATTTATGCGCATCGCCAAGGAAATGGGCGTTAATATGAGATTTAGCAGGGGATGTTTGGCTGGGACGTCGTATTGTATTATCGGTCCCAAAGGTCAAGTTCAGCCTTGTGCATACTTAAATATCCCGCTGGGGGATGTTCGGGAGACCCCCTTTGATGAAATCTGGCGAAATAATGAAGTGTTAGAGACACTGCGTACCCTGGATTATAAAGGGGGCTGCGGGTCATGTCAGTATAAACGTGTCTGCGGCGGCTGTCGTGCTCGAGCTGCCTATTATAACGAAGGGGATTATATGGCTGAGGAACCTTGGTGCCTATATCATGGAAGGAAGGGGGTTTAGTATGGATGCTAAGGAACGGACCTTACTAAATGCCATTCAAAACAATTTTCCAATAGCTGTCCATCCGTATTGGCTCCTTGGCGAAATGGCGGGAATAACTGAGGACGATGCTTTTCGACGGATTCAGAAACTTAGACAGGAAGGCATCATTCGCCGCTTAGGGGGAGTTTTTGATTCCCGTCGTTTAGGGTATTACAGCACTTTATGCGCAGGAAAAGTTCCCGAAGATAAAATCTCACTTCTTGCTCATCTCCTCGAGAAAATTCCGGGGGTGACTCATAATTATATTCGTGATCACTCCTATAATGTCTGGTTCACGCTGATTGCCCGCTCATATTCTGCTGCTGAACATATCCTTCAAACTATTCGGAAAGAAACTGGACTCACGGACATCTTTACCCTGCCGGCATCCCGGGTCTTTAAAATCAACGTCAATTTTGATTTTGATCCAGCCATTGATGAGGTTGATCAAGAAGAAACCATCAACAGCGGCAAACAGGGAAGGATTGGTGAGCATAAAGAAGAAGTTTCTCCCTATAAGTTAAGTAGTGAGGAGATAGAGCTAATTCGAATTATTCAGGGTAATCTGCCGGATTCCCCCACGCCCTTTACAGTCCTTGCCGATCAACTGCAATGGCCCGTTGACAAAGTGATAGCCCTGGCCAACCATTTGCTGGAAGTGAAGATCATTCGTCGTTTCGGGGCCGTTCTTCGCCATCAAAAGGCAGGTTTTGTTGCCAATGTCATGGGAGTTTGGCAAGTTGATCCTGATCAAGCTGACAAGGTGGGGCAAATTATGGCGAAATTTAAAGAAGTCAGTCATTGTTACCAGAGACCCACATTGCCGGATTGGCCTTATAACCTTTTTACCATGATTCATGGACGTACTTCTGAGGATTGCGAAGAAATCATGAAGAAAATTTCTCTTACTACGGGAGTAAAGACTTATGCCATGCTCTCCAGCATTGTTGAATTAAAAAAGAGCAGTATGCAATATTTTCTTGAAGAAGAGGTTTATTAGAAAGGGGGCATACGTTTTGACATTTCGTGATGAAAAAAGTTGTCAAGCCTTTGCCAAAGCTCAAATAATCATTCCCGGAGGAGTCAATTCTCCCGTGCGGGCTTTTAAATCCGTTGGCCGGGAGCCTGTTTTTATCGAGCGGGGTGAAGGCGCTTATATTTGGGATATCGATGGCAATCGATACATAGACTATGTAGGGTCATGGGGACCTCTAATTGTTGGACATGCTCATCCGGAGGTTGTTGAAGTTATCAAACGGGTTGCGGAACGGGGAACAAGCTATGGAGCACCTACGGAAGTTGAAACTGTCCTCGCTGAAGAAGTCTTGAAAGCTTATCCTTCCATGGAGATGATACGCATGGTTAATTCCGGTACGGAAGCGACCATGAGTGCCTTGCGTTTAGCACGAGGGGCTACCGGCAGATCTAAGATAGTTAAATTTGAAGGATGTTACCATGGCCATGCGGACCAGCTATTAATTAAGGCCGGCAGCGGGGCTCTCACCTTTGGGGTGCCCAGTTCTCCGGGAGTACCAACCCAGACGGCTACGACAACTATTTCGGCTAGGTTTAATGACCTGCAAGGGCTGGCAGAGATTTTCCAAAGTGAAGGGGAAGATATTGCCTGTGTCATATTAGAACCCGTTGCGGGAAATATGGGTGTGGTATTGCCGGATGTTGAATTTCTAAAAGGAGTTCGGAGACTGACAGAAGAGTATGGAGCGCTGCTGATTTTTGATGAGGTCATGACCGGTTTCAGAGTAAGTTACGGAGGAGCCCAGGCTCATTTTGGAATTGATCCGGATCTGACCTGTTTGGGAAAAGTGATCGGTGGGGGACTCCCCGTAGGCGCTTACGGCGGCAAGCGGAAGTACATGTCCCAAATATCCCCAAGCGGTCCTATCTATCAGGCAGGAACTCTTTCAGGGAATCCTTTGGCTATGAACGCCGGTTTAGCTACCTTAAAGCTGCTACAGCGGCCGGGAACCTATCAGGAACTCCAAGCCAAGACCCTTCGTCTTTCCGAAGGCTTGAAACAGTTAGCTCAGGAAGCTGGTCTACCCATTTGGGTAAATGCTATTGGGGCTATGTTTTCGGCATTTTTTACAGCTGAACCGGTTAAGGATTATGCTAGTGCCTGTACCTCGGATGTTGAAGGATTTGCTAAGTTCTTCCGGGGAATGTTAGAGCGGGGCATCTATTTAGCACCCAGTCAATTTGAAGCGGTCTTTTTATCCACCGCCCATACAGAAGCGGACATTGATCAAACCTTGGAGCAAGCTCGAAGTGTCTTAAAAACTCTCTGATAATTGATATCAAAAGAGGTGTCTGAATGAAACCCAAACGCATCTTGAGAGCTCTGATCACGGTTGTTTTGCTGGCAGCTTTGGTCGCGGTGCTCTATTTCTCTCGAAACTCCGATCCAACCAACCCCCATGCTTCCATACCGGAAGAAACTTGGATTCATGGACCAAAAGGGCATGGTTATGCGGTCATGAACAATCAGCAGCCGTGGAAACAGTGTTACCCTTGTCATGAAAAGCAAGGATTGGGCGGAGAAGAGTACTGTCAGAGCTGTCATGATCAATCAGGGGTTAATGTGGCGATACCCCAAAAACCTTCACAATAAAACACTTTTTTGTCTCAGTTAAAAATTGCACAAAATACGCTTTGATCGGTTTTCAAAAGCTGTTCAAGGCGTATTTTCTCACTGTTAGGGCTTTTAACCTAATTACGCATATTCCTTTTATTCTAATTGGGCATAATTGCAGGTATGATAAGCGGCGAACTCCATAAAAATATAAAGAAATTGTTCTGTGGGAGATGGATTTGCTTGATTAGAACCTTTGGCTTAAAAAAGGACTTGGAAGCTGTTGTTAACTTTGATTTGGATAGCTTAATCAATCATGATCTTCTATGGTTTTGGGCGGATTTTGATCATCCCAGTGAGTCTGAGATCGATTTGCTGCGCCGCTGCTTCAATTTCCACCCCTTGTCCATTGAAGACAGTATTTATTCCCTGAACAAACCAAAATTAGACTACTACGAAGAGTATAATTTTTTTATTCTTAATGCATTACAAAGTGATACCCTTGCCCCCAAAGAGATATCCTTATATGTCAGCCCAAATTATATCATATCCTTCCATATGGAAAGCCTGACTGAAATCAATGAAGCTTGGGATAGAGTCACCAGGGAACGAAGCAATTGGGACAAAGGGCCGCCCTTTGTGGCTTATCAGATATTTGATAAGATTGTCGATCAGTTTTTTCCTGCAGTTTACGAGATCGAAGACAAATTAGATGAAATCGACTCAAATCCAGATAATAAATCCATTCATCAAATTTTAGATGTCATCTTTCAACTTAGAGGAGATATCCTCAAACTACGCAGAATTATTGCTTCCATGAGAGATTTAGTGTATCGAATTTTAAACTCCGAGCGGCTCCACAGCTTTAAAGAACATAAACTTTATTTTTCGGATATCCACGATCATTTATTAAAACTCTCAGAGATGCTTGACTCAAGCAGGGAAATAACCTCTGACCTGAGAGATAGCTATTTATCTATGAATTCCAACTGGATGAATACTAATATGATGGTTTTGACGGTGATCACTACCATTTTCATCCCGTTAAATTTAGTCGCAGGAATTTATGGTATGAACTTTAAACACATGCCAGAATTGAATTGGAAATATGGTTATTTTATAGTCTTGGGTGTGATGATTTGTATAGGAATCTCCATGTTCTTGTGGTTTAAACGCAAAGGCTGGTTCAACTCATAGAATAATAATGTAGGGACGAAAGAAAGGTGAATGTCATGAAGTTTAAAGACTTCCAGTATCAGCGGCCGGATCTGTCCGAGGTGGAAAGTCAGTTTAACCGGTTGCTGAGTAAATTTGATCAAGCCGATGACGTTGAAGAACAAACGAAAGTATTGGTAGAGATCAACGAATTAAGAAGTAAGTTTGAGTCTATGGAGCAAATTGTCCATATACGACATACTGTGGATACTACGGATCCTTTCTATGAAAAGGAACAAACCTTTTTTGACGAAGGAACTCCAATCTATCAGGGTCTGATCTCACGATATTATCATTCCTTGGTTAACTCCCGGTTCAGACAGGCTTTAGAAGAAAAGTGGGGGAAGCAGCTTTTTGTCAAAGCAGATTTAACCCTAAAGACCTTCACTAACGAAATTATTGAGGATTTGCAGCTGGAAAATAAACTATCCAGTGATTATACCAAACTTCTTGCTTCTGCCAAGATACTTTTTGGAGGGGAAGAGAGAAATCTTCCTGGTCTGGTGCCCTTTCAGATGTCGAGGGATCGTGGAATACGCAAGCGGGCCAATGAAGCCAAATACACTTATTTTAAAGCCAATGAAGGGATGCTGGACGACATATATGACCGTCTGGTTAAGGTCAGGACGCAGATGGCTGAGAAATTAGGCTATGCCGACTTTATTGAACTTGGCTATGCCCGCATGCTTCGTTCCGATTATTCCCCGGAAATGGTGGCAAATTTTCGAAAGCAGGTTAAAGATTTTATTGTGCCTCTTGCCAGTAAACTGCGGGAACGGCAAAGAAAACGTTTAGGTTTAAAGACACTGGCGTATTATGATGAGAAATTGAGTTTTCTGACCGGAAATGCCGTACCCCATGGGGATGCAGAGTGGATAGTGGCTAATGGAGGACAAATGTACCGTGAACTGTCCCCTGAGACAGGGGAATTCTTTCAGTATATGACGGACCATGAGTTAATGGATTTGGTCAGTAAAAAAGGTAAAGCAGGAGGAGGTTACTGTACTTATATAAGCGATTATCAGGCTCCTTATATCTTTTCAAATTTTAACGGCACCTCCGGCGATATCGATGTTCTGACCCATGAAGCCGGGCATGCCTTTCAGGTCTATTGCAGCAAAAACTATCCAATCCCAGAGTACCATTGGCCGACCTATGAGGCTTGCGAAATTCACTCCATGAGTATGGAATTTTTTACTTGGCCTTGGATGAATTTATTCTTTCAATATGACACTGAAAAATACAAGTTCAATCATTTAAGTGAAGCTCTTTTGTTCATTCCATACGGAGTTTGCGTGGATGAATTCCAGCACTATGTCTACGCACATCCGGAAGCTTCACCTCAAGACAGAAAAACAGCCTGGCGAGAACTTGAAAAAATATACTTGCCTCATCGAAACTACGAAGACAATGACTATTTGGAACTGGGCAGCTATTGGCACCAGCAGGGGCATATCTTCGGAGATCCCTTTTATTATATCGATTACACATTAGCCCAGATATGTGCCTTTCAGTTTTGGAAAAAGTCTCGAGATAACCGGGAATCTGCTTGGGCAGAGTACCTGAGACTGTGCCGGGCCGGAGGAAGCCAATCTTTTTTGGAACTGGTTAAGTTGGCGAACTTAGATTCTCCCTTCCGAGACGGGTGCATCTCTTCAGTGGTGAAGACCGTTGCAGGATGGCTGGATGAGGTAGACGATACAAAACTTTGATTTTGATATTGAATAAAGTTATTAGAGTGGCATCAATCCCAGCAACATTTTGTTGCTGGGATTGATGCCTTTTTTGTATAAAATCACCTTCGCTTAAGACTACATTTGCAATTTGTAAGAATATAATTTATTAAGTTAAAATTGCCATGATTTTAGAAGGAGGAATAAAAATGTTAAGAATCAATGAGTACAGTGAAGAGCAGTTAAGTGTACTTAGGGAGAGAGATCGTCGAGAATACATTTTTAAAATCCTAGGAATCATCAGCGCAATAATTATGGCTCTGTTTTTATAATTGCTAAGTTATTTTAGTGGTGCTCTTAGTAAAAAGTAAAAAAAGCACGTTGATTGTCCAGTTCAACGTGCTTTGAATATATCCACCTGTTGTACTTAAACCCTTAGCAAAGGGTAAGAATAACAGGCAGGTTCAGGAAATGCCCTTATAAACAGCCGGAGGATTACTGTTTAAAAAAGGCGCTTCCAACATTTAGCCCACCTTCTAGAAAAGCAACTTGAGTAATCCCTTTGGCTTGAAGCATGCAGGCTGCTTCATAGCCACGAATACCTAATCCGCAGACGGTTACGATTAAACAATCTCGGGGAATTTCTTTCCAACGTTCTCGAAGTTCGCCTAAGCCAATAACCATTGTTCCTGGAACGGCTAAGGGATTTGCCGCTACTTCATCTGGTTCCCGAATGTCGAGAATGCAAAGCTTTTCTCCAGCATTTAAGCGTTTGGTAACATCTTCAGCAGTGATGCCGATGGCAATTCCCCGCCGGATATTTTCTAAGGTTGTAGCAGCATGAATCAGCACATCAATAGCTGTTGCAAAGGGTGGGGCATAAGCTAAATCCAGATCAATAAGGTCTTTCACCTTAGCGCCAAATTTCAGGGCTGTTACCAGTACGTCTAGCCTCTTGGCACTTTCGCCGATACCACAGACTTGAGCTCCTAACAGTCGTCCGTTTTCATGTTCGGCAATTAATTTAATAGTGATTAAACCGTGCATAGGGTAATAGTGAGTAGCATCGAGACCGCTGCTGACACTTGTTACCACATTGTAGCCCCTTTTTCGAGCCTCTTCTTCACTAAGGCCGGTACGTCCGATATTGAAATCAAAGGCTTGAAGTATGGAGGTACCTTCAACAGGAGCAAAGCGGGAAGGTAGTCCGGCAATATGGTCTGCAATCACGCGTCCTTGCTTGTTGGCTGTTGAAGCCAAAGGAATATAGACGGGCTCTTCAGTGATGAGATGCCGCTGTTCAGTGCAGTCACCGCCGGCATAGATAGCCGGATCACTGGTTAGTTGATGCTCATCAACCTTAATGGCTCCAGTGTTGCCTATGGTAAGTCCGGCTTCTTGGGCAAGGCTGATTTCAGGACGTACTCCCGTTGCAATAATCACCGCTTCCGTATTAATGGTCCCCTGTTCCGTAACCACTCGGCAGACATTGCCTTCAGCATCTCCCTCAAAGCCCTTAACTTTGCAGGATAGCAGGAGTTCCACATCATGTCCCTTCATTTTTTGCTCTACCAGCTTTGACATATCTGAATCAAGGAGTTTTGGTAACACACGGGAATCTGCCTCACATACCGTCACCTTTAAGCGAGGGCTGGCCAGCGCATCGGCTGTTTCAATTCCAATCAAGCCCGATCCAATGATAGTAACATGCTTTATCTTTTTTAGTTTGATTAATTCTTTCACTTTCTGGGCATCCTGAGGATGATGGAAGGTAAAGATTTGACCCAAATCCACTCCTGGAATGGGTGGAATACTCGGCTTAGCGCCGGTGGCCAATATCAGATAATCATAAGGCAGGGCTTCCTCGGTATTGGCCACCAAATCCCGCACCAAAACAGTTTTATTCCCTCTGTCAATTTTGAGAGCTTCTGTTTGAGTACGAACGTTGATGTTTTTTTGTTTGCGGAAGAATTCGCTATCTCTCAAGACACCATAAGAAGTCATCATCAAGTCGTCTAACTTAGGCACCAGGTTACCGACATAAAGGGGCAGACCGCATCCTCCGTAAGAAATCAAGCTTCCTCTTTCGATGATCGTTATTACCGCTTCCGGAGATATCCGTCTTAACCGTGCAGCTACTTTGGGTCCAATGGCTACTCCTCCTACAATGATTACGTTCATTATTTTCGCTCCTCAACGTATAAATTAAAAAATTATCAAGACAATTCTAAAAACTCCAGGAAAGGCTTTTTCATGCTGATTAAGGCATTGACCATCAGCTCCACTAATCCGCCATATTGGACATTAAATTTCTCTGTGACTTCGTAAAATTCCAGAATGTCCCGAATAGCTCCTTTGCAGTTGGAACAAGGAGCACAAACGTACTTAGGCAGGCTTGTATTCTCCATGCAGTCCTGAAAAGCCCCCAGAATTTGATTAAACTTCATGCGGGAACTGACTTTGTTTCTCCACTCAGAAAAATTCATGGAATTGGTAATAGCGAATCCGCCCCCGCCTCCACAGCAGTAATTGTTTACTCCGTGAGGAGTCATCTCCCTGAATTGAGGACAGATGGCTTTCAAGACGTTTCGCTGAGGTTCGACAATACCCATTCCACGTACATAATTGCATGGATCATGAAGAGTCACTGGGAAATTATTTTTGCTGGGATCCAGGTTCAATTGTTTTTTGTCAACCATATCCCAAAGGAGAGGTAAGCAGCTTTCAACGGGGACTTTGGCATCTCCGTACAGCATACGGTCTCCTACTACAGCCGAAGCTTTGTGAGCATGGCCGCATTCAGCGATCACTATGCGGTTAACGCCCAGGTCTTTGGCAACTTTCATTTGGAGAGTGGCCAGCTTTCTTGCTTGAAAATCATCATACCAAATGCCGTAATTCACATTGTCATATCCAGCAATTTCACTGCTGAGTGTCCAGTTTAAACCCGCTTCCTCAAAAAGAATGGCAAAAGCAATGGGGTTCTCCGGCCACGCCATATATTCTCCGGCATTATGTAAAAGTAAGATGTCTGCTCCTTTTTTATCAATGGGAAACTTGATCTTTAGACCAAATTTTTCTTCCAAATCTTCTTCTAAAAATTCAATGGTATCTAAGAAAGCAGGCTTAGTAATTCCCGTAGATGAGCCTGTTTTAAGCTGAAGCATGGTACCTTTAGTATGCAGAGGAAGAGGGGCAATTCCTAATTCCTGGCTGAAGACTTTACGGATTTCTTTGGTAAGAATCGCGTTATCTAAGCCAAGAGGGCAGGTTTGTGCGCAACGACGGCAAAGATTGCAGCGATAAGCTAATTCACCGAGACGAGCAATGGTTTCCCAATTGACATCGATATCTGCCCCAACAAAACTGCCAAGCAGCTTACCGCCTGTTGTAAAGTATTTTTTAACAATCTTTCTGAGAACTTCAGAACGAAAAATAGGTCGGTATAATTCATTTTTCCCAGATGCTTCATATACATGACAGGCAGCTGAGCATGTGTCACATTTAGCACAATATTCGAAGGACAATAAAAAGGGTTGGAGTGCTCCATTATTGGC
This Desulfosporosinus orientis DSM 765 DNA region includes the following protein-coding sequences:
- the hemL gene encoding glutamate-1-semialdehyde 2,1-aminomutase; amino-acid sequence: MTFRDEKSCQAFAKAQIIIPGGVNSPVRAFKSVGREPVFIERGEGAYIWDIDGNRYIDYVGSWGPLIVGHAHPEVVEVIKRVAERGTSYGAPTEVETVLAEEVLKAYPSMEMIRMVNSGTEATMSALRLARGATGRSKIVKFEGCYHGHADQLLIKAGSGALTFGVPSSPGVPTQTATTTISARFNDLQGLAEIFQSEGEDIACVILEPVAGNMGVVLPDVEFLKGVRRLTEEYGALLIFDEVMTGFRVSYGGAQAHFGIDPDLTCLGKVIGGGLPVGAYGGKRKYMSQISPSGPIYQAGTLSGNPLAMNAGLATLKLLQRPGTYQELQAKTLRLSEGLKQLAQEAGLPIWVNAIGAMFSAFFTAEPVKDYASACTSDVEGFAKFFRGMLERGIYLAPSQFEAVFLSTAHTEADIDQTLEQARSVLKTL
- the corA gene encoding magnesium/cobalt transporter CorA, which produces MIRTFGLKKDLEAVVNFDLDSLINHDLLWFWADFDHPSESEIDLLRRCFNFHPLSIEDSIYSLNKPKLDYYEEYNFFILNALQSDTLAPKEISLYVSPNYIISFHMESLTEINEAWDRVTRERSNWDKGPPFVAYQIFDKIVDQFFPAVYEIEDKLDEIDSNPDNKSIHQILDVIFQLRGDILKLRRIIASMRDLVYRILNSERLHSFKEHKLYFSDIHDHLLKLSEMLDSSREITSDLRDSYLSMNSNWMNTNMMVLTVITTIFIPLNLVAGIYGMNFKHMPELNWKYGYFIVLGVMICIGISMFLWFKRKGWFNS
- a CDS encoding M3 family oligoendopeptidase, with the protein product MKFKDFQYQRPDLSEVESQFNRLLSKFDQADDVEEQTKVLVEINELRSKFESMEQIVHIRHTVDTTDPFYEKEQTFFDEGTPIYQGLISRYYHSLVNSRFRQALEEKWGKQLFVKADLTLKTFTNEIIEDLQLENKLSSDYTKLLASAKILFGGEERNLPGLVPFQMSRDRGIRKRANEAKYTYFKANEGMLDDIYDRLVKVRTQMAEKLGYADFIELGYARMLRSDYSPEMVANFRKQVKDFIVPLASKLRERQRKRLGLKTLAYYDEKLSFLTGNAVPHGDAEWIVANGGQMYRELSPETGEFFQYMTDHELMDLVSKKGKAGGGYCTYISDYQAPYIFSNFNGTSGDIDVLTHEAGHAFQVYCSKNYPIPEYHWPTYEACEIHSMSMEFFTWPWMNLFFQYDTEKYKFNHLSEALLFIPYGVCVDEFQHYVYAHPEASPQDRKTAWRELEKIYLPHRNYEDNDYLELGSYWHQQGHIFGDPFYYIDYTLAQICAFQFWKKSRDNRESAWAEYLRLCRAGGSQSFLELVKLANLDSPFRDGCISSVVKTVAGWLDEVDDTKL
- a CDS encoding FAD-dependent oxidoreductase, producing MNVIIVGGVAIGPKVAARLRRISPEAVITIIERGSLISYGGCGLPLYVGNLVPKLDDLMMTSYGVLRDSEFFRKQKNINVRTQTEALKIDRGNKTVLVRDLVANTEEALPYDYLILATGAKPSIPPIPGVDLGQIFTFHHPQDAQKVKELIKLKKIKHVTIIGSGLIGIETADALASPRLKVTVCEADSRVLPKLLDSDMSKLVEQKMKGHDVELLLSCKVKGFEGDAEGNVCRVVTEQGTINTEAVIIATGVRPEISLAQEAGLTIGNTGAIKVDEHQLTSDPAIYAGGDCTEQRHLITEEPVYIPLASTANKQGRVIADHIAGLPSRFAPVEGTSILQAFDFNIGRTGLSEEEARKRGYNVVTSVSSGLDATHYYPMHGLITIKLIAEHENGRLLGAQVCGIGESAKRLDVLVTALKFGAKVKDLIDLDLAYAPPFATAIDVLIHAATTLENIRRGIAIGITAEDVTKRLNAGEKLCILDIREPDEVAANPLAVPGTMVIGLGELRERWKEIPRDCLIVTVCGLGIRGYEAACMLQAKGITQVAFLEGGLNVGSAFFKQ